The Apium graveolens cultivar Ventura chromosome 6, ASM990537v1, whole genome shotgun sequence genome contains a region encoding:
- the LOC141668679 gene encoding peroxidase N1-like, giving the protein MDSFLNKFSLLVLILLVATPLALAQTKVGFYSRSCPKAESIVQATVKKHVKSNSAVAPGLLRMVFHDCFVHGCDASILIDGSNAEKTAPPNLLLRGYDVIEDAKTQLEAACPGVVSCADILALAARDATVEVGALTYKVPTGRRDGRVSLASDTSNLPSFRDSVTVQKKKFADVGLSAQDLVTLVGGHTIGTVACQFVSYRLYNFTNSGGADPTIDPSFLPTLQSLCPQNGDGNKRIALDYGSGNNFDRSFFKNVRDNRGILESDQSLWQDSTTRNFAQRFMGIRGLAGLTLNLEFGKSMIKMTNIGVKTGTAGEIRKVCSKIN; this is encoded by the exons ATGGATTCTTTTCTTAACAAGTTTTCTCTACTAGTACTTATTCTCTTAGTTGCCACACCCTTGGCCTTAGCGCAAACTAAGGTCGGGTTTTATTCTAGGTCTTGCCCGAAAGCGGAATCGATTGTTCAGGCCACCGTTAAGAAACATGTTAAGTCCAATTCTGCTGTTGCTCCCGGATTGCTTAGAATGGTCTTCCATGATTGCTTTGTTCATGGTTGCGATGCCTCGATTCTTATCGATGGCAGCAATGCTGAGAAAACTGCTCCACCAAATCTTCTGTTGAGAGGCTATGATGTCATTGAAGACGCTAAGACACAGCTAGAGGCAGCATGCCCTGGCGTTGTTTCTTGTGCTGATATTCTGGCTCTTGCTGCTCGTGATGCTACCGTCGAA GTCGGTGCATTAACTTATAAAGTGCCAACAGGAAGGAGAGACGGACGAGTGTCATTAGCGTCTGATACATCAAATTTGCCGAGTTTCAGAGATTCGGTAACTGTCCAAAAAAAGAAATTTGCAGATGTTGGTCTGAGTGCTCAAGATCTTGTCACTCTTGTTG GAGGACACACAATTGGAACAGTTGCttgccaattcgtaagctacaGACTCTACAACTTCACCAACTCCGGAGGTGCTGATCCGACCATTGATCCCTCATTCCTTCCTACACTCCAATCTCTCTGTCCTCAAAACGGTGATGGAAACAAACGAATCGCTTTGGACTATGGAAGTGGCAACAATTTCGATCGTTCGTTCTTCAAGAATGTGCGCGATAATCGGGGAATTCTGGAGTCAGATCAAAGCTTATGGCAGGACAGTACAACAAGGAATTTTGCACAGAGGTTTATGGGTATTAGAGGCTTGGCTGGACTGACATTGAACTTGGAGTTTGGAAAATCCATGATTAAAATGACTAATATTGGGGTGAAAACTGGTACGGCCGGTGAAATTCGTAAAGTTTGTTCTAAAATTAATTAA